The following proteins are co-located in the uncultured Draconibacterium sp. genome:
- a CDS encoding alpha-L-rhamnosidase C-terminal domain-containing protein, with the protein MKRNLQFLSIALLTITLIILEACVSSEYSEPPTGLTVECIREPQFTKIIDSQPEFSWIVPQNAVLQTAYQILVASSKELIDNDKADIWDSGKVHSANSGNVEFGGESLTENTSYFWKVRITDKHNRQSAYSEVQQFTTGAFGDKISSSNFFRIENIKPRSFHRNEDASFFADFGKDAFGTLQIHCSSSSAKTLTIRLGEKLKDGAIDREPGGTIRFAELKMDVVPGVTDYQIELVPDERNTKSVAVALPDSFPVIMPFRYLEIDGAENLQADDVTQLAYFYYFNDNAGSFSSSDTILNQVWDLCKYSQKATSFAGYYVDGDRERIPYEADAYLNQLSHYSVDNEYSIARKTIEYFMDFPTWPTEWQLHVALLFYQDYMYTGNTELIEKYYEPLKYKTLMELEDEDGFISTKSPKLNGEVMAHLGFADTTQRVRDIVDWPQAGGWGAQGEDDGFVFRPINTVVNAMYFRNMEILTEFAELLGKTDEAADFKKRAAKVKKSINQKLYNKEKGYYADGIGTDHGSVHANMFPLAFGVVPEEYKKAVGDYIKTRGVACSVYGAQYLMEAVYEAGADNYALELMNATHDRSWYNMIKVGSTITMEAWDMKYKPNSDWNHAWGAAPANIIPRYMWGIQPKTPGFGEVSINPQMGNLTSSSLELPTLKGKIIADFKQINKNELVYSIELPANMSGEFISEYSNESIELEPGKNEIVLHPN; encoded by the coding sequence ATGAAAAGGAATCTGCAGTTTTTATCCATCGCTCTTTTAACCATTACTTTAATTATTCTTGAGGCATGTGTCTCATCAGAATATAGTGAGCCTCCAACAGGACTTACCGTTGAATGTATTCGCGAACCACAATTCACGAAAATAATCGACAGTCAACCCGAGTTTAGCTGGATCGTTCCTCAAAATGCAGTGCTACAAACTGCGTATCAAATTCTGGTTGCCTCTTCAAAAGAACTGATTGATAACGACAAAGCAGATATTTGGGACAGTGGAAAAGTACATAGCGCAAACTCAGGCAACGTGGAATTTGGCGGCGAATCCTTAACCGAAAATACAAGCTATTTCTGGAAAGTTCGTATCACAGATAAACATAACAGACAGTCAGCTTATTCCGAAGTTCAACAGTTTACAACCGGTGCGTTTGGCGATAAAATTTCATCTTCCAACTTTTTTCGAATTGAAAACATTAAACCGCGTAGTTTTCATCGGAATGAAGATGCAAGTTTTTTTGCTGATTTTGGGAAAGATGCCTTCGGAACGCTGCAGATCCATTGTTCAAGCTCTTCAGCAAAAACCTTAACCATTAGGTTGGGCGAGAAACTGAAAGACGGAGCGATTGATCGAGAGCCGGGAGGAACAATTCGTTTTGCAGAATTAAAGATGGATGTTGTTCCCGGAGTTACGGATTACCAGATTGAACTTGTTCCGGATGAACGAAACACAAAATCGGTGGCAGTTGCATTGCCCGACTCTTTTCCGGTAATTATGCCCTTTCGCTACCTTGAAATTGATGGAGCAGAGAACTTGCAGGCTGACGATGTTACTCAACTGGCTTACTTTTATTATTTTAATGATAACGCCGGTTCTTTTTCAAGTTCCGATACCATTCTAAACCAGGTTTGGGACTTGTGCAAATATTCGCAAAAAGCAACTTCTTTTGCCGGCTATTACGTGGATGGCGACCGCGAGCGAATTCCATACGAAGCAGATGCTTATTTAAATCAGTTGAGCCATTATTCGGTAGACAACGAGTACTCAATAGCGCGAAAAACCATCGAGTACTTTATGGATTTTCCAACCTGGCCAACCGAGTGGCAATTGCACGTAGCTTTACTTTTTTACCAGGATTACATGTACACCGGAAATACCGAATTGATTGAAAAATACTACGAGCCTTTGAAATACAAAACCTTAATGGAACTGGAAGATGAGGATGGTTTTATTAGTACGAAATCGCCAAAATTGAACGGTGAAGTAATGGCTCACCTCGGATTTGCCGATACCACTCAACGGGTACGCGACATAGTTGACTGGCCACAGGCAGGTGGTTGGGGTGCGCAGGGAGAAGATGATGGTTTTGTTTTTAGACCGATAAATACGGTTGTAAATGCAATGTATTTCCGGAATATGGAAATATTGACCGAATTTGCAGAGTTGCTGGGTAAAACAGACGAGGCTGCCGATTTTAAAAAGCGGGCTGCAAAAGTTAAAAAATCAATCAATCAAAAATTATACAACAAAGAAAAAGGGTACTACGCCGATGGAATTGGAACTGATCATGGTTCGGTACATGCCAATATGTTTCCTCTGGCGTTTGGCGTAGTTCCCGAAGAGTATAAAAAAGCGGTGGGCGATTACATTAAAACACGTGGAGTGGCATGCAGCGTTTATGGGGCGCAGTACCTGATGGAGGCGGTTTACGAAGCCGGCGCCGATAATTATGCATTGGAATTAATGAACGCCACACACGACCGTAGCTGGTACAACATGATAAAAGTGGGATCGACCATTACAATGGAAGCCTGGGACATGAAATATAAACCCAATTCCGACTGGAATCATGCCTGGGGAGCGGCTCCTGCAAATATTATTCCTCGTTACATGTGGGGTATTCAACCAAAGACGCCCGGTTTTGGCGAAGTAAGTATCAATCCTCAAATGGGAAATTTAACAAGCAGCTCGCTTGAGTTGCCAACCCTAAAAGGAAAAATAATAGCCGATTTTAAACAGATTAACAAGAACGAACTTGTTTATTCCATTGAATTGCCAGCAAATATGTCGGGTGAATTTATCTCTGAATATTCAAATGAAAGTATTGAATTAGAGCCCGGTAAGAATGAAATTGTCCTTCATCCAAATTAG
- the buk gene encoding butyrate kinase, whose product MIRILAINPGSTSTKFAVYNEAECIFKKTIRHPLEQLLRYKNIIDQFAFRKGVIIDALVEEGIEVDSIKYIIGRGGLTYPLESGVYKVNNLMLDHLREGVMGQHASNLAPMLADYIALQIPNARAFIADPVVTDELDNIARYSGHPRFTRRSIFHALNQKATARLHAQKVNKKYEELKLIIAHLGGGISVGAHINGRVIDVNNALDGEGSFSPERSGTLPVGQVIELCFSGKFSEEQLKRMVVGEGGFVAYLGTNDALNVEKRAKSGDQLAFDIQEALFYQVAKMIGEMAVVLEGKVDGILLTGGLAFNPELEKYIRQKASFISEIFIYPGEDELEALAMNALRVARGEVEAKEYLPIISDIL is encoded by the coding sequence ATGATTCGGATTCTAGCTATAAATCCAGGTTCGACCTCCACAAAATTTGCTGTTTACAACGAGGCAGAATGCATTTTCAAAAAGACCATTCGCCACCCGCTTGAACAACTGCTGCGCTATAAAAATATTATCGACCAGTTTGCATTTCGTAAAGGCGTAATCATTGATGCTTTGGTTGAAGAAGGAATTGAAGTTGATTCGATTAAATACATTATTGGCAGGGGAGGATTAACTTATCCGCTTGAATCGGGTGTTTACAAAGTAAATAACCTGATGCTGGATCATTTACGCGAAGGTGTGATGGGACAACACGCCAGTAATCTGGCGCCAATGCTAGCCGATTACATTGCTTTGCAAATTCCCAATGCCAGGGCATTTATTGCCGATCCGGTAGTAACCGATGAGCTGGATAATATAGCACGATATTCCGGACATCCCAGGTTTACACGACGATCAATTTTTCATGCACTCAATCAAAAAGCCACGGCGCGTTTGCATGCCCAAAAGGTGAATAAAAAGTATGAAGAATTGAAGCTAATTATTGCGCATTTGGGTGGAGGAATTTCGGTTGGAGCGCATATAAATGGCAGAGTAATTGACGTAAATAATGCGCTCGACGGAGAAGGCTCTTTTAGTCCGGAACGATCTGGAACCTTGCCGGTAGGACAGGTAATCGAACTCTGTTTTAGCGGTAAATTTTCAGAAGAGCAGCTAAAAAGGATGGTGGTTGGCGAAGGTGGTTTTGTAGCTTATCTGGGTACCAACGATGCTTTGAATGTTGAAAAACGTGCAAAATCGGGAGATCAGCTGGCTTTTGATATTCAGGAAGCATTATTCTATCAGGTTGCAAAAATGATTGGCGAAATGGCCGTAGTTCTGGAAGGAAAAGTTGACGGTATATTGTTAACCGGTGGTTTGGCTTTTAATCCGGAGTTGGAAAAATACATCCGGCAAAAAGCGTCTTTTATTTCTGAAATTTTTATTTATCCCGGCGAAGACGAACTGGAAGCTTTGGCAATGAATGCGCTTCGGGTTGCGAGGGGAGAAGTTGAGGCAAAAGAATATTTGCCAATAATATCCGACATTTTATAA
- a CDS encoding phosphate acyltransferase has protein sequence MRINNFAELLQEVKKQAAKRVVAVNGIDENTLEALHEAVEMGFVKPIITGDKNTVVHSCEKLGIDVSDYEIYDCSTLREATDKAVELVHEGKADLLMKGMVSTDKFMRALLKKDYSLVPSRGTLSHISVVDNPNYHKLLIFSDAAVLPYPDLKQKILMTNYLICAAHSLGIEVPKVAVVAPTEQIIISIPSCMDGATIAKMNEHGQIEGGLVDGPMALDVAINSKAAEIKGFTSPVAGDADCLLFPNIDAANVFYKTNSKLANGEMSGIIVGAKVPVVVSSRGDSRQTKLNSVALACIVSYQASIS, from the coding sequence ATGAGAATCAATAATTTTGCTGAACTTTTACAGGAAGTTAAAAAACAAGCTGCCAAACGCGTTGTTGCTGTAAACGGTATTGATGAAAATACACTGGAAGCCTTACATGAAGCAGTTGAAATGGGTTTTGTTAAGCCCATTATTACCGGCGATAAAAATACAGTTGTTCATTCGTGTGAGAAATTAGGCATCGATGTTTCCGATTACGAAATTTATGATTGTTCCACATTGCGCGAAGCAACCGATAAAGCGGTGGAATTGGTTCACGAAGGGAAAGCCGACCTGTTAATGAAAGGAATGGTTTCGACCGATAAATTTATGCGTGCTTTATTAAAAAAGGATTATAGCCTCGTTCCATCGCGAGGAACTTTAAGCCATATATCGGTGGTTGATAATCCTAACTACCACAAGCTGCTTATTTTTAGCGATGCAGCAGTTTTGCCTTACCCCGATTTAAAACAGAAAATATTAATGACCAACTATTTAATTTGCGCGGCACATTCGCTGGGAATTGAAGTACCCAAAGTAGCGGTTGTTGCACCAACCGAGCAAATTATAATTTCCATTCCGTCGTGTATGGATGGAGCTACAATAGCAAAAATGAATGAACATGGTCAAATTGAAGGAGGTTTGGTTGATGGCCCAATGGCTTTAGATGTTGCCATAAATAGTAAGGCTGCCGAAATAAAAGGATTTACTTCTCCGGTTGCCGGAGATGCCGATTGTTTGCTTTTCCCGAATATTGATGCGGCAAATGTTTTTTATAAAACCAATTCGAAACTGGCAAATGGCGAAATGTCGGGAATTATTGTTGGTGCCAAAGTTCCTGTTGTTGTTTCGTCGCGTGGCGATAGTCGCCAAACAAAACTAAACTCGGTTGCGTTAGCTTGTATTGTAAGTTACCAGGCGAGTATATCGTAA
- the acs gene encoding acetate--CoA ligase — MVNKITSLAEYFQKYQESVADPDAFWGKIAESHYWQKKWDKVLEHKFEGEGAPDVNWFVNGKVNITENIFERNMFMRKDQVAIIWEPNDPKEKEIRLTYGELFDKVKQFANGLKKLGVKKGDRVALYLPMVPELAIAMLACARIGAIHSIVFAGFSATALADRIIDAEAKVVITSDGGFRGTKSIPLKKIVDDALENCPSVEYSVVLKRTEEEISWVEGRDIWWHDVIDGVSTENKAETMDSEDVLFILYTSGSTGKPKGVVHTTGGYMVYAEYTFKNVFQYSDGDVYWCTADIGWVTGHSYIVYGPLLTGATSIMFEGVPTWPDAGRFWEVVDKYKVNQFYTAPTAIRALVAQGDQWVTKHNLSSLKVLGTVGEPINEEAWRWYHDLVGKARCPIVDTWWQTETGGIMITPLAGITPTKPSLATLPLPGIQPVLLDHEGNELKGNSVEGILCMKYPWPGMLRTTWGDHQRCYQTYFSSFPGYYLTGDGAKRDEEGYYRIIGRIDDVINVSGHRIGTAEVEDAINQHPKVVESAVVGYPHEIKGAGIYAYVICEDLTDAELANIEAEIKATVTKFIGPIAKPDKIQIVSGLPKTRSGKIMRRILRKIGEGDATNLGDTSTLLDPGVVDDIIDGAKVEVKR, encoded by the coding sequence ATGGTAAATAAAATCACAAGTTTAGCTGAGTACTTTCAGAAGTACCAGGAAAGCGTTGCTGATCCCGATGCCTTTTGGGGAAAAATAGCAGAAAGCCACTATTGGCAAAAAAAATGGGACAAGGTACTTGAACATAAATTTGAAGGCGAAGGTGCTCCCGACGTAAATTGGTTTGTAAACGGAAAAGTAAATATTACTGAAAATATTTTTGAGCGCAATATGTTTATGCGCAAAGACCAGGTGGCTATAATCTGGGAGCCCAACGATCCAAAAGAAAAAGAAATCAGACTTACCTACGGCGAACTTTTTGATAAAGTAAAACAATTTGCCAACGGACTTAAAAAGCTGGGAGTAAAAAAAGGAGACCGCGTGGCACTTTACCTTCCAATGGTACCTGAATTGGCCATTGCGATGCTTGCCTGTGCCCGTATCGGAGCTATTCATTCAATTGTATTTGCCGGATTTTCGGCAACAGCCCTGGCCGATCGTATTATAGATGCCGAAGCCAAAGTTGTTATCACTTCTGACGGAGGATTCCGGGGAACAAAATCGATTCCTTTAAAAAAGATAGTAGACGACGCTTTGGAAAATTGTCCTTCAGTGGAATACTCGGTTGTATTAAAACGTACCGAAGAAGAAATAAGCTGGGTGGAAGGCCGTGATATTTGGTGGCACGATGTTATCGATGGTGTTTCAACCGAAAACAAAGCCGAAACAATGGATTCTGAAGATGTACTTTTTATCCTTTACACTTCAGGATCAACAGGAAAACCAAAGGGAGTTGTACATACTACCGGAGGATACATGGTTTATGCAGAATACACCTTTAAAAATGTATTTCAATACAGCGATGGAGATGTGTACTGGTGTACAGCTGATATTGGATGGGTAACCGGGCATTCATACATTGTGTACGGGCCGCTGTTAACGGGTGCTACTTCAATTATGTTCGAAGGTGTTCCTACCTGGCCCGATGCCGGTCGTTTTTGGGAGGTAGTTGACAAATACAAAGTAAACCAGTTCTACACAGCACCAACCGCAATCAGGGCATTGGTTGCACAGGGCGATCAGTGGGTTACAAAACACAATTTAAGTTCGCTGAAAGTATTAGGAACAGTTGGGGAACCAATTAATGAAGAAGCATGGCGCTGGTACCATGATCTGGTTGGAAAAGCACGCTGCCCGATTGTTGATACCTGGTGGCAAACCGAAACCGGGGGAATAATGATCACTCCTCTGGCAGGAATTACGCCGACAAAACCGTCGCTGGCAACTTTACCGCTTCCGGGAATTCAACCGGTACTGCTCGATCACGAAGGAAACGAACTAAAAGGGAACAGTGTGGAAGGTATTTTGTGTATGAAATACCCATGGCCCGGTATGTTACGAACAACGTGGGGCGACCACCAGCGTTGTTATCAAACCTATTTCTCATCGTTCCCCGGGTACTATTTAACAGGCGATGGAGCAAAACGCGACGAAGAAGGATATTACAGAATAATTGGTAGAATAGATGATGTAATAAATGTCTCGGGACACCGCATCGGAACAGCAGAAGTTGAAGATGCCATTAATCAACATCCAAAAGTAGTTGAATCGGCAGTGGTAGGTTACCCACACGAAATTAAAGGAGCTGGTATATATGCTTACGTAATTTGCGAAGATTTAACCGATGCCGAACTGGCAAACATTGAAGCTGAAATTAAAGCTACCGTAACTAAATTTATCGGGCCAATTGCCAAGCCCGACAAAATTCAAATTGTTAGCGGACTGCCCAAAACCAGGTCAGGTAAAATTATGCGCCGTATTCTTCGAAAAATTGGAGAAGGCGATGCTACTAACCTTGGCGACACATCTACATTACTCGATCCGGGTGTAGTAGACGATATAATTGACGGAGCAAAAGTAGAAGTTAAACGCTAG
- a CDS encoding OFA family MFS transporter, giving the protein MKGLKITNRWIVVVGAILIQLALGAIYAWSVFTKLLTDPEGTYAFSATQTAWVFSVGLATFAVVMVFAGKWQAKSGPTIVALSGGLLLGAGYILGGFLGKTFLAQLLSIGILGGAGIGLAYVVPIAVGVKWFPDKKGMITGFAVAGFGFGATIWVKLAGSWFGGLLNTSHVFGLPSVQSVFVIYGIAFTIMVVLGSLVMVNPPEDYQPKGWTPPARTATKAYGGVTFSPKQMMATPQFYAVWSVFVFSALAGLMVIYCIKLFGIDALEHNGVPGAGAITGTAMAWYAIFNGFGRIAWGTFSDKIGRRKSIILMTFFQGIIMLMIYHVFISYGITTGFIVAACVIGFNFGGNFALFPAITADFFGNKTVGRNYGWMFTAYGVAGIAGPQLAGHFKDSAAGSGKPIVWMTPFIIAGVACIIGGIIMIVTKPPKENKKEAQNLTENTKTNAA; this is encoded by the coding sequence ATGAAAGGACTAAAAATTACTAACCGATGGATTGTTGTGGTTGGAGCCATACTAATTCAGCTTGCTCTTGGCGCTATTTACGCCTGGTCTGTTTTCACAAAACTTTTAACCGATCCTGAAGGAACATACGCCTTCAGTGCTACACAAACCGCCTGGGTTTTTTCGGTGGGTTTGGCAACTTTTGCTGTTGTAATGGTTTTTGCCGGAAAGTGGCAGGCCAAATCCGGGCCAACTATTGTTGCGCTTTCCGGCGGACTTTTGTTGGGAGCAGGATATATTTTGGGTGGATTTTTGGGTAAAACCTTTTTAGCCCAACTTTTAAGCATTGGAATTTTAGGAGGTGCCGGTATTGGATTGGCATATGTTGTTCCAATCGCCGTAGGCGTTAAATGGTTTCCCGATAAAAAGGGAATGATCACAGGTTTTGCTGTAGCCGGATTTGGTTTTGGAGCCACCATTTGGGTGAAATTGGCCGGGTCCTGGTTTGGAGGTTTGCTAAATACATCGCATGTCTTCGGATTACCATCGGTACAAAGTGTATTTGTTATTTACGGCATAGCTTTTACCATAATGGTGGTTTTAGGTTCGCTGGTAATGGTAAATCCTCCCGAAGATTACCAGCCCAAAGGATGGACACCTCCCGCACGAACAGCAACAAAAGCCTATGGCGGAGTTACTTTCAGCCCAAAACAAATGATGGCTACTCCACAATTCTATGCCGTTTGGAGTGTATTTGTGTTCTCGGCTCTGGCAGGTTTAATGGTTATTTATTGCATCAAACTTTTTGGAATCGATGCACTGGAACACAACGGTGTGCCTGGTGCCGGAGCCATCACAGGAACCGCAATGGCCTGGTATGCAATCTTTAATGGTTTTGGCAGAATTGCATGGGGAACCTTTTCTGATAAAATTGGCAGACGTAAATCAATTATTCTGATGACCTTTTTTCAGGGAATAATCATGCTTATGATTTATCACGTATTTATAAGTTATGGAATTACAACAGGTTTTATTGTTGCTGCATGTGTTATTGGATTTAATTTTGGTGGTAATTTTGCGTTATTCCCTGCCATTACTGCTGATTTTTTTGGAAACAAAACGGTTGGTAGAAATTACGGCTGGATGTTTACAGCGTATGGTGTTGCCGGGATTGCTGGCCCGCAGTTGGCCGGTCATTTTAAAGACTCAGCAGCAGGATCGGGCAAACCAATAGTTTGGATGACTCCTTTTATTATTGCCGGAGTAGCTTGTATAATTGGTGGAATTATTATGATTGTAACAAAACCACCAAAAGAGAATAAAAAAGAAGCACAAAATCTGACTGAAAATACTAAAACAAACGCAGCCTGA
- a CDS encoding bifunctional acetate--CoA ligase family protein/GNAT family N-acetyltransferase — MAIKKLDSIFRPKRIALIGVSNNPDSVGGITLRNLVGGGFNGVVYPVNPKREAVFGIPCYPDVKSLPKTPDLAVIMTAAKWVPQLVRDCGEVGIHGLIIMSAGFKESGDEGKKLEAQVKAEKARFPDMRIIGPNCLGILVPGLNMNVSFAAGMPKKGHVAFISQSGALCTSVLDWAYESKIGFSHFVSIGNSMDVSFGDLIDYFGQDPNTKSIVLYVESIADARTFMSAARAFSREKPIIVYKSGRFPESAAAAASHTGAMASEDSIYDAVFRRAGLARVFDFGNIFDFTDLVGRRRIPKGNRLAIVTNAGGPGVMATDSLISLGGKLVQLSDETMQKLNDYLPPFWSHGNPIDVLGDATPERFARSTEIVLEDENVDAVLVLLTPQAMTDPTATAQAIADMSVKTTKSIIAGWLGGAGMREGIQIFNKAGISSYAAPEQAIRAFMTLSDYSMNLKNLYETPREVPVSFEYDRHELRKKYLKEVFPKAKILNEDDSKMLVNDYGIDTTHPTPAATEDEAVARAEEKGYPVVLKIYSPDITHKSDVGGVALNIKNEEMVRATFRNMTKTAAEKMPNARIDGVTIQKMVDSKDGIELIIGTKKDPIFGTVMLVGMGGTTAELFKDKRLEFPPLNEQLARQMLESLKIYPLLTGWRGDTPKNIDKLIEALIRMSYLAADYPEIEELDINPLIVTPKDVIALDARIVVDEELMKSPAKEYSHLILRPYPESLISKAVLKDGTSVCLRPIRPEDEPMWLELLGSCSKDAIYHRFRYDFYFDSHEVASQFCFIDYDREIAIVAEHEREDGTKELIGVGRLIADPDVEVMEYAILITDKWQKKELGYTLTNYCLGIAKSRGIKKLAAETTRDNKPMISVFRKLNFKIRFNEDTTVSVTKLLDSDE, encoded by the coding sequence ATGGCTATCAAGAAGTTAGACAGTATTTTCAGACCTAAAAGAATTGCACTCATTGGTGTTTCAAATAATCCGGACAGTGTGGGAGGAATCACCCTTCGGAATCTTGTAGGAGGAGGTTTTAACGGGGTAGTGTATCCGGTAAATCCAAAACGTGAAGCTGTTTTTGGAATTCCGTGTTACCCCGATGTAAAAAGTTTGCCCAAAACTCCTGATCTGGCTGTAATTATGACCGCAGCAAAATGGGTTCCTCAACTGGTTCGGGATTGTGGTGAGGTCGGAATTCACGGATTGATTATAATGTCGGCAGGTTTTAAGGAGTCCGGCGATGAAGGTAAAAAGCTGGAAGCACAGGTAAAAGCAGAAAAAGCAAGGTTTCCCGACATGCGTATTATAGGACCAAACTGTCTTGGAATTTTGGTTCCGGGATTAAATATGAATGTAAGTTTTGCAGCCGGAATGCCGAAAAAAGGACATGTGGCTTTTATTTCACAATCAGGAGCGCTTTGTACTTCGGTTCTCGATTGGGCTTACGAATCAAAGATTGGTTTTTCGCATTTTGTTTCCATCGGTAATTCAATGGATGTTAGTTTTGGCGATTTAATCGATTATTTTGGACAAGATCCCAATACAAAATCAATAGTTCTTTATGTTGAATCAATTGCCGATGCCCGCACGTTTATGTCGGCTGCCAGAGCTTTCTCACGCGAAAAACCAATTATAGTTTATAAATCCGGACGTTTCCCTGAATCGGCAGCAGCAGCGGCTTCTCACACCGGAGCAATGGCATCTGAAGATTCGATTTATGATGCAGTATTCCGGCGCGCAGGATTGGCACGTGTATTCGATTTTGGAAATATATTTGATTTTACCGATTTGGTTGGCCGCCGAAGAATTCCAAAAGGAAACCGTTTGGCAATTGTTACAAACGCCGGTGGTCCGGGAGTTATGGCAACCGACTCGCTTATCTCTTTGGGTGGTAAACTGGTTCAACTCTCCGATGAAACCATGCAAAAATTAAACGATTACCTGCCTCCGTTCTGGTCGCACGGAAACCCGATCGATGTTTTGGGTGACGCAACGCCCGAACGTTTTGCCCGATCAACCGAAATTGTTTTGGAAGATGAAAATGTGGATGCAGTGCTTGTTTTGCTTACTCCACAAGCCATGACCGATCCAACTGCAACAGCACAAGCCATTGCCGATATGTCGGTTAAAACCACAAAATCGATAATTGCAGGCTGGCTGGGAGGTGCCGGAATGCGCGAAGGAATTCAGATATTCAATAAAGCAGGCATTTCTAGTTATGCGGCTCCCGAGCAGGCAATCAGGGCATTTATGACACTTTCTGATTATTCGATGAACCTGAAAAACCTGTACGAAACACCGCGAGAAGTTCCTGTTTCATTTGAATATGACCGTCATGAGCTGCGCAAAAAATACCTGAAAGAAGTTTTTCCAAAAGCCAAAATATTAAACGAAGACGATTCCAAGATGTTGGTAAACGACTATGGAATTGACACGACCCACCCTACTCCCGCAGCCACAGAAGACGAAGCAGTTGCCAGAGCAGAAGAAAAAGGATATCCGGTGGTTCTTAAGATTTATTCGCCCGACATTACACATAAATCAGACGTTGGCGGTGTTGCACTAAATATTAAAAACGAAGAAATGGTGCGGGCCACCTTCCGAAATATGACCAAAACTGCTGCCGAAAAAATGCCAAATGCCAGAATTGATGGGGTAACTATTCAAAAAATGGTAGATAGCAAAGATGGCATTGAACTGATTATCGGGACAAAAAAGGATCCGATTTTTGGTACAGTGATGTTAGTCGGTATGGGCGGAACAACTGCCGAATTATTTAAAGATAAACGTTTGGAATTTCCTCCGTTAAACGAGCAATTGGCGCGACAAATGCTGGAATCTCTAAAAATATATCCACTGTTAACCGGCTGGCGTGGTGACACGCCAAAAAACATCGACAAACTGATTGAAGCTTTGATCCGTATGTCGTACCTGGCAGCCGACTATCCGGAGATTGAAGAACTGGATATTAATCCGCTGATAGTAACGCCAAAAGACGTAATTGCTCTCGATGCCAGAATTGTAGTTGACGAAGAATTAATGAAATCACCTGCCAAAGAATATTCTCACCTTATTTTACGGCCATACCCGGAAAGTTTAATCTCAAAAGCAGTTCTTAAAGACGGAACTTCAGTTTGCTTGCGCCCGATTCGCCCGGAAGACGAGCCAATGTGGCTTGAACTTTTAGGAAGCTGCTCGAAAGATGCGATTTACCATCGTTTCCGCTACGATTTTTATTTCGATTCGCACGAAGTAGCGTCACAGTTCTGTTTTATTGATTACGATCGTGAAATTGCAATTGTTGCCGAACACGAAAGAGAAGACGGAACAAAAGAATTGATCGGGGTTGGCCGCTTAATCGCTGATCCGGATGTGGAAGTAATGGAATATGCAATTCTTATTACCGATAAATGGCAGAAAAAAGAACTGGGCTATACACTTACTAATTATTGTTTAGGTATCGCAAAATCGAGAGGAATTAAAAAACTGGCAGCAGAAACAACACGGGACAATAAACCAATGATTTCCGTTTTCAGAAAACTGAACTTCAAAATCAGGTTTAACGAAGACACAACTGTTTCTGTTACTAAACTTCTCGATTCGGATGAATAA
- a CDS encoding NAD-dependent protein deacylase — MNSTTLTKSLIDKLWQASFLIRKAKYAVAFTGAGISVESGIPPFRGENGLWNTTDPIFLEIEFFRKKPLQSWQKIKEIFYDSLGDAEPNIAHKILAKMEERSFIETVITQNIDHLHQKAGSRYVYEIHGTYKQLICTECSSEYDMSFADLNYLPPTCFVCKGILKPDMVFFNEPIPAFAKKRSFEEASKCDVLLIIGTNAEVLPAADIPVRAKENGAKIIEINIKPSHFTNTVTDVFIEMKATEAMSEIGKLLYL, encoded by the coding sequence ATGAATTCTACTACACTTACAAAATCACTGATTGATAAGCTTTGGCAGGCATCTTTTCTCATCCGGAAAGCAAAATATGCAGTTGCATTTACCGGTGCAGGTATTTCTGTTGAAAGTGGAATTCCGCCTTTCAGGGGCGAAAACGGCCTTTGGAACACTACCGATCCTATTTTTCTCGAAATTGAGTTCTTTCGAAAAAAGCCCCTGCAATCGTGGCAAAAAATAAAAGAAATATTTTACGACAGTTTAGGTGATGCCGAACCCAATATTGCACATAAAATACTGGCAAAAATGGAAGAACGGAGTTTTATAGAAACGGTTATTACCCAGAACATTGACCACTTGCACCAAAAAGCAGGTAGCCGTTATGTGTACGAAATACACGGCACCTACAAACAATTGATTTGTACCGAGTGCAGTTCGGAATACGACATGAGTTTTGCCGACCTGAATTACCTTCCGCCAACTTGTTTTGTATGCAAAGGCATTTTAAAACCCGACATGGTTTTTTTTAACGAGCCGATTCCGGCATTTGCAAAAAAACGATCGTTCGAAGAAGCTTCAAAATGCGATGTTTTATTGATTATTGGAACCAATGCCGAGGTATTGCCTGCTGCCGACATTCCAGTTCGCGCCAAAGAAAACGGAGCCAAAATCATTGAAATCAACATAAAACCTTCGCATTTTACCAATACCGTTACCGATGTATTTATCGAAATGAAAGCTACTGAAGCGATGAGCGAAATTGGAAAACTTCTGTATTTATAA